The genomic segment TAGAACCCCTTCACGTAGCCGTGGGTCACCAACTTGAGCAGGTTCTTGTATCCCGCCAGGTTGCGCGCCAGAAGCACCAGGTGATAGTTCCCTTCGCCTGACCTCTGCGGCGTCCGGTCCTCGCTGCTACCCGGGCTCACGTAGGTCTCCACCCCCAAGATTGGGATGACACCGGCCTTCAGGGCCTGCTCGTAGAACTCGATGGCGCCGAACATATTGCCATGGTCGGTGAGGGCCAAGGCGCGCATCTTCATCTCGGCGCACGTCTTGACCAGACCAGGTATGGTGGCAGCACCATCCAGCAGGCTATAGTGCGAGTGGGTGTGGAGGTGGACAAACTCTGGCATGAGCCCGCGTCCTCTTCAGGACCTCACAAGAGCTACAAGCGGCGCAACAACGCCTCGGCCGCCGCGCGGTACTCGCTCGTCGGATGGTGAAGCAGAAAGCTATTGAGCTCCGCCCGCGCAGCGGCTCGCTCGCCCAGGGCAATGTACGACTTGCAGATCATCAAGTGCGCGTCGTCATACTTGTCAGTGGCGGCGAACGAGAACACTTTGAGGAAAGCGGCTATGGCCTCATCGTAGCGGCCCAAATCGTAGTAACACTGCCCAATCCAGTACTGGCAGTTGTCGGCCAAGGGGTGCCGCGGGTTAACAGCGATGAGCTTTTCGAACTCGGTAATGGCCCGCTGGAAGTTCTGCCGTTCCACCAAAGACAAAGCGGCCTGGTACTGCGCCTCAAAGCTTGAAGCTGCAACAGACACCGAGCGCGCAACGGTCGTCGCAGGCGCGGAGCGAGCCTCATTCACCTGCTGCTCTAACCTGGCCATCTCCTGGTCCGCAGAGGCGAGCACACGTCGCAGGCTGTCGAGCGTCGCCTGGCGGGCGCGCAGCTTGCTCTGCAAGGCCTCGTACCGCGCCTGGGTGCTCGCATAAAGGCTTTCGCTGAGCGAAGGCGCCGAGGTAGCCTCTTTTTGCGGCGCGCTCGTGGAGGCCTCCTGGGCTGCGGCGGCGCCTGTTTTCTCTTGCCCTTGCTTGGTTCCCTCCTCGCTTTCCAGCATGGAGAGAATCCGATCCCGGTAGGCTTCGTCGGTCTCCTCGGGCAAGGTGCTTTGCTGTCGTGCGGCACATCCTGCCAAGACCAGACTCAGCACAATTGTCAACCCCAGGTGCAAGCATCGCATTTTGTCGTCCCTCCCTGCTCGGCCCGGCGTCGCTCTGCCGGGGCTGTCACTGGCGCAAGTCGTTCGCCTGCGCCAGCAGCTCACGCGCCCCTGCCAAATGCGCCTCGGTGACGGTTTCACCGCCTAAAAGTTTGGCGATTTCGGCAGGACGCTCCTCATCAGTCAGTACGCGCACCACCGTGTGCGTGCGGTCGCCTTCCACCCTTTTTTCGACCACGTAGTGGCGGTCCCCCATGCTCGCGATCTGCGGCAGATGCGTGATGGAGATGACCTGATGGCTGCGCCCCAGGCCGTGGAGACTGCGCCCCACCACTTGGGCTATTCTGCCGGAGATACCGATGTCGATTTCGTCAAAGATGAGTACAGGCACGCGGTCAAGCCCGGCCAGAACCGACTTGAGCGCGAGCATGATGCGGGAGATCTCGCCCCCCGAGGCAACCTTGGCCAGAGGGCGGACAGGCTCCCCAGGATTTGTGGAAATGAAGAACTCGACGAGGTCCATTCCTCGCGGCGTGACCCGGTAGCGTTTCTCATCCGCAGTAACCAGACCCGTCGGGTCCTCTTCCCATCCTATTTGCACCACGAAAGTGGCGCTGTTCATCCCGAGTTTGGCAAGCTCGGCAACTACCTGCTGCTCCAACGCCGAGCCAGCCTGCCGACGCTTCGCGGAGAGCTCCACGCAGCGCCGCGCCAGCTCATCCTTCTCGGCTGCCAGGCGCCGCTCCATCTCGGCGATATGCTCCTCCTGGCTTTCCCCCAGGGCTAATTCCCGCTCGAGTAGTTCTTTGTATTCAAGCACCGCCTCCAACGTGCCACCGTACCGCTTTTTGAGTCCGCTCAGCCGCGCCAACCGCTCGCGAATCTCCTCCAAGCGGGACGGCGAGAAATCGATATGGCTCTGGTAGGCGCGCGCCGACTTGGCAATCTCCTCCACCGCGATCCTCGCCGATTCACACATCTCGGCAAGCTGGGCGAAAGACTCATCGATCTGGCGCAGCTCTGCCAACAGGGCCTCGCAGCGATGCAGGCGCTCGCTGGCGGCTCCTTCACCTTCGTAGAGTTGCTGGCTCACCTCCTCGGTGAGCGCAAAGAGCCGCTCGCGGTTGCGCGCCAGGCATTCCTCGCGCTCGAGGGCCTGGTCTTCTCCCCTCTCGGGATTGATGGCTTGAATCTCTCTGAGCTGGAACTCGTAGAGCGCGCGCTTCTCGGCGCGTTGCCGCGCCTCGTCTTTAAGCTCGGCCAGTCTCCTGGTCAGTTGCTGCACCAGCTCGTACTGCTGCTGCACCTCCGCCCGCTCCTTGTCGAGCTGACCAAAAGCATCGAGGTAGTAGAGATGCTCCCGGACGCGGAGCAAGGATTGGTGCTCATGCTGGCCGTGAAGGTCAACCAGCAGGTCGCCCAACTCTTCGAGGACCTTCAGAGGCACAGGTGTGTCGTTCACGAAGGCCCGGCTGCGTCCGGAAAGGTGCAGTTCTCTCCTTAGAATCAGCTCCTCCCCTCCATCACCCAAGAGGTTTTCGCGGAGAAGCGAGTCAACCTCAGGCAGGTCGGGCACCGAGAAGACCCCCTCGACGACCGCTTTCTCTGCCCCAGCGCGGATAACGTCGGCGTCGGCCTTCTCGCCGAGAATGGTGCTCAGTGCGTCGATGATGATGGACTTGCCCGCCCCGGTCTCGCCCGTGATCACGTTCAGCCCCGGGCCAAAGTCAACCGCCACCTCATCCAGCAGCGCATAGTTTCTGATGTAAAGTCGCCTGAGCATGGCTGCATGCGTGGAAGCGCTAATGTCGAATCACCGCGACTTTCCCAATGCGCGAAAGCCCCGACTCGGTATAGATGACGTAAAGGTAGACACCCGAGGCCACGTACTCCTGGCGGTCATTGCGGCCATCCCATTCCACCCAGGAACCAGGGATCTCCTGCTGCGAAAAGTATCTTACGAGCAATCCGTCCGGCGTGAGGATGCGCACCGACGAGTGGTCAGCCAGGTTGTGAATGTGAAAGCGCTCGTTTCCCTGACGAATAACAAAAGGGTTCGGATACGCCAGTACCTGCGAAAGGTCAGGCTTCGGTGGCGTGAATGGCGTTTCCAGCCGCGACAGACCGCTCTCAGTGCCGATGTAGACATAGCCGGTGTTGGCGTCGAAGGCAAAACACTGCACGTTGTCACCAACCAGAGGGCTATTGTCCGTGGAATAGTGCGTCCAGGTGTAGCTGTCCCAGGAGAGCACGCTCACGCCGGCTGAAGTGCCGACCCACTTGTTGTTGCGAAAGTCCACCGCGATGACGTTGATGTCATCACTGAGAAGGCCCCCTCTTCCTCCCACACTGCCTTGAAACCAGTAGTTGAGACCCTGGCTGGTCCCGATCCAGACAACTCCATCACTGTCCACAGCGATGGAACGGATCAAGTTGTTGAACAGGCCGTCCGCGGTGGTCAGCGTGCCACGAATCTGGTCGTCGCTCTTGTCAAAGGGCGTCCCCCCGTCATCCAGTACGACCACGCCTTCGTTCTGCATGCCAATCCATTTCCACCCTCGCTGGTCGATGGCCATACAGGTCACGGCAGTCTCGCGGATGCCGTCGCTTAAAGAAAAGTACTGCCATTCACCATTAGGACTGACCACGGCAAGGGGTTTGCGATTAGCAGCGTATTTGTTCAGAATCCACACGTTCCCTTGGCCGTCTACGACCAGCTTTTCGACAATCACGTTTGCAGGCGTGTCGCTGCCGGAAAGCCTGCCGCCTGTTGTGTCGATGTGCGTGAACCGGAACCAATCCCCCTCTTCTTCGATAATGGTCACGCCCCTCCCGGCAGTTCCGAACCACTTGCGGTTTTGGCCGTCGACCACCACTGCCCTGTGGCCGGCGATGGTGAGTCCGTCACTGGCCGTCAGGCTGACCCACTGCCCCTGCCGGAGGGCGGCCACACCGTCTGCCCCGGAAGCGCACCAGAGGTTGCCGGTCCTGTCAATGGCCATAGCGCTGAACACTTCCACCTCCGGCACATTGAGGCGCACTTTGCGCCAGGTCTGCTCTGCATAGGCAAAGCGATGGAGGCCCAGGGTCTCATTCCCCAACCAGAGCCCACCGCGCGCATCAATGAGCACGGCTGTTCGTCCCCAGGGCGCCCACGGTTTCTGCTGCACGCTGCCATCGCCCGCCACCAGGTAGACGCCCTTTGTGGTTCCCACCAGGACGGAGTCACCTGCCGCAGCAACATCAGTGACCTCAAAGCCAGAAAGTCCCACGACCTCCCACGCTGCCCCATTCCACCGCGCGAGGCCCGAACCGGTGCCCACATAGATTGCGCCCTTGTGGTACGCCAAGGCAGTGACCTTATCGGACGGCAAACCGTCGCTCATCCGGTAGTTGGTCCAAAACTGCGGGTCCATCAAGTTGGGGGAGCGAAGATCGGCGCGCGCCAGCCCCAGAGGAGTGGCCACCCAAATCTCGCTGCCGATGACCAACAGGGCGGTAGCGCTGGTGTACCAGTTTAGGGCGTTACCCAGCCTCTTGTAGTTTTCTTTGACTTCCCGCCTCTTCAGGTCGTAAAGGCTCACGCCAAAGTCCAGAGCCACGAATAGAGAGTCGCCCAGGGCCTGGAGATCGTTGATGATGTGCCCATTGTAGTCATTCACGACGGAGCGCACCCCACCCCCCGGCGAAACATAAGCCAGGCTCCCGGTACTTGTTCCTATCCACAGGCCACCGGAAGCCTCGAGAGTCAGGGCGGTGACTGTATTTGCGGGAAGTCCCTCCGTGTTAGTCAGCATAGTAGACTGGGA from the Calditrichota bacterium genome contains:
- a CDS encoding tetratricopeptide repeat protein, whose product is MRCLHLGLTIVLSLVLAGCAARQQSTLPEETDEAYRDRILSMLESEEGTKQGQEKTGAAAAQEASTSAPQKEATSAPSLSESLYASTQARYEALQSKLRARQATLDSLRRVLASADQEMARLEQQVNEARSAPATTVARSVSVAASSFEAQYQAALSLVERQNFQRAITEFEKLIAVNPRHPLADNCQYWIGQCYYDLGRYDEAIAAFLKVFSFAATDKYDDAHLMICKSYIALGERAAARAELNSFLLHHPTSEYRAAAEALLRRL
- the recN gene encoding DNA repair protein RecN; amino-acid sequence: MLRRLYIRNYALLDEVAVDFGPGLNVITGETGAGKSIIIDALSTILGEKADADVIRAGAEKAVVEGVFSVPDLPEVDSLLRENLLGDGGEELILRRELHLSGRSRAFVNDTPVPLKVLEELGDLLVDLHGQHEHQSLLRVREHLYYLDAFGQLDKERAEVQQQYELVQQLTRRLAELKDEARQRAEKRALYEFQLREIQAINPERGEDQALEREECLARNRERLFALTEEVSQQLYEGEGAASERLHRCEALLAELRQIDESFAQLAEMCESARIAVEEIAKSARAYQSHIDFSPSRLEEIRERLARLSGLKKRYGGTLEAVLEYKELLERELALGESQEEHIAEMERRLAAEKDELARRCVELSAKRRQAGSALEQQVVAELAKLGMNSATFVVQIGWEEDPTGLVTADEKRYRVTPRGMDLVEFFISTNPGEPVRPLAKVASGGEISRIMLALKSVLAGLDRVPVLIFDEIDIGISGRIAQVVGRSLHGLGRSHQVISITHLPQIASMGDRHYVVEKRVEGDRTHTVVRVLTDEERPAEIAKLLGGETVTEAHLAGARELLAQANDLRQ